Within the Ostrinia nubilalis chromosome 12, ilOstNubi1.1, whole genome shotgun sequence genome, the region attaaattgcaaAATAACTCATTCCATGTCTTTTCTGAAGATTTGAAGAACCTAGATATCTGAAACGATCGTTTAAACCATCTTGGCTACATGGTTTTGAAATTTTCGGGTCACATTCAAAGTCTCTACCACACTGCCAGTTTTCGCCTCAAAATCCTCCCGTGAAGTATCAGCATGAGGTTCAGGTGACTTCTTAGGGCTGAAAAGACGTCTACATACCAAACGTATACAACAAATTACcatttagttaattttttttggttaataccatttctgttcaaaaataaaaataatagtcgtcgcgatggttcaagggttcctttcagatcatagcggtttcgtacctaaatatacacatatttttatttgttcacAAACGTAACAACTCAACGCATCTTTTCCACGCCTTTTGCGGAATTCAAGGcttatctttcatttccactgggtccccaaacaattttttgtaagccaattttacaaactttgtcacatttaaagggattatttaaatatatcctctccgcaaatgaaacaaaattgatttagatcattcacacaaacacttcttaatgATACCATGTTAAATTATACAAGgaaaacatagtattttttgaactgtcggcgaattaagactgaaatttagcaatttttgagtgaaagctataacacgtaaacaagagctgctacgaaaaaatggacggcagattcagaatcagagacgtcaaattagtaaacatcatgtaatgaaagtcaatcatcagccaaaagttgcaattttgttgtgcagtgttatTGGTCGGCCTAAAGGTCATTGATCCCATTTATCtacacttataataaatctgtagagacgtcaattctgtacatgaattatattttcaaaataactatcagggggtgattagtgatcgatactgatgccaaaaatgcaatcagtaaaatttttgtctgtctgtatgttccttatagaaacaaaaactactcgacgaattttaacgaaacttggtacaattattcttcatactcctgggcaggttataatacacttaggaattcccacgggaacgggaattagcgggaaattccttttgtatgaaaaatctaaaccgcttaagttagacgcttgaaatttggcatgcaggtaccttagtaaacttaaagcttagttacaataggatattgcaaaattcccacgggaacggaagtaagcgggaaaaacatttgtatgaaaaaaactaaaccgcgtaagatagatgaagggggtaaaacgggatccacgcgtacgaagtcgcgggcggccgctagtggttTAATAAGAGTATTATTTTGTAGAGCTCTCAATCATCACAAAAGCCTAAATACGagtacagtcaacgtcaaatagttcgtgacgcccaaagtagtcaataagttcgcaacacgtctttgttacaattggaatgaggttgttttattaactttttggtcactttgggtgtaaCGAAGTAcactattttaatatttacaatattatcCATCCTTCCCGGACTTCAAACAATTTAGATTTGAAATTCACTACACAATCAAATTTTTTGAACGTCGTATTTCATTACTACGGAAAAAATTAAAGTGCTCTACAAAAATCATGAAGTAAAAGCCTGTCGAACAGCATAGTCAGTAGAAAATGCTGAAAAACGCGCGTAATAAAATTATGGCGTGTTGTGCCACAGAGGACAATAACACCACCACCATACTGTAGCTAGTCAAGGAGCCAGTCACATGAAGTTACGATAGTTACGTGGCAACAGCGCTACGTTTTAATTTCTGAAAATAGGTATCAAATGTAAACACTCTTAAGGTTTGGCCAAatcaacgcgtgcagcctgcgtgtgaatggcgatggcgatcaggaGAAATCAGGAgaatcgccatcgcgcacgcatgTTTGGCCGAACCTTCACAATGATCGCGACACGCGAATAATGCGTAAAATCACTTGAAGGTATACAAAAACGTGAAACGTCGCCTTCTAGAGAATGAGAGACGTCACACAACAGAATGTTTAAGTTACCATGTAAATTATGCGGTAATTTTTATAGACGTGCGAATCTTATCTTATTGTCACTTAATTACCCGGTTCTAAAATATAAGTTGGTAAAACTTGGttggtttttaataaaaatacctacttgctttttatcaaaatcaatgtgataaaattttgcatgATGGCAATAGCTGACCACCACATGGTaactatctgggggcacggcagggcccccaccaagtcgagcaaaaaagcggcacggccgtaccatccttttctcgaagcaattcaggccattttcgactacctgtaacttcgttgtggataaaactagaaggctgaattttcattagctatgcaggcattgtaaagacacggtatatttaaaatttcattcaatttgaaccagtagtttaggaattataacgggtcaaaattacttaattttgtcactcactgactcactgactcactgactcactgactcactgactgactcaccgatcatcaaaattctaaggcacttctagcagacctagaagcttcaaatttggaatataagtagtgtttggtgtatgaatcaaggaaaaactaaaatatttgggggcacggtagtgcaaccgccaagtcgagtaaaattaatttttttcaatttcggtccagttttctagatacataactgctgtctacaaaatacaaaaagaaatgagatcccatcaaaaacaatacttgtcaaaaaaacaaagtctcgcaactcagttgttctacggtaaaaagttgtgagatccatgtaataccaagtccaataggcctaagatgcgcgctgtgataacttttatcgacgtcaaaatgtatgggaaaaatcgataaaatggcgtgataaccgcttatcgcagcgcgcatcttaggcctacaggccaggaaatctttaacgttttacataaattattgacttggccatcgcactaaataattattttaatttacacgtgttttcatgcgatggccaagtcaatatatttatgtaaaacgttaaagatttcctggcctggacttggtattacatggatctcacaactttttaccgtagaacaactgagttgcgagacttggtttttttgacaagtattgtttttgatgggatacccATTTCAGTGTGCATATTACTGGGCCATTATTAATTAAGGCCTACCATAAAAGAACAAACCGTTCATGTTATTGTTAAACAGCTGTTTATAGATTAGCTTGTTAAACATTGTATAAATCTCTTACACGTGACTGATGTTCCATCCTCCAATTTAAATAATTCTCTGCAAtaagagatgccaactaatgcgctgagttcgaaactcactgtcgcattagaaattcacacacacaaagtaatcaaaaattatgtgctcattatccactgcggcaTCAGTACTCGACGttagaataatctttagtactacgcaagcaatgtgaactgtttacattatgacgtcgctgctgtcatcattgctttcacgagcaatgtgttctgttttgggcatattgctgcgacacggccccgcccccttgtcacatctccctttagtttctgtcaTCTGTGTgtccaaccaatgaaggttcACTATGTTAGATCCTGTAGAAAGTTATACCCACAAAAAATCAGGAACAGTTCGAAGCTTAGGATCGACTTCCTGGCTCCTGGCGTAGTCGCGTAAACATCGCATTCAATAAATGGCCGGGTGAGGAAGGCATCGCACCTCACTGGACATGATTGAATTCCTAGTCCCGATAGTGGTAATCAAAATAGAGTTTCACATTAACACTTCAAGAAAGTCTTTTAAACGGAGTTATAATTAGACAGAACATAATGTCTGTTTTTTGTGttcatagtccagtcatttaagcttaaattaggtaagaatctcggaattcgagatacccagctgtaagtgtgtaaatacttgtatatccTCCTGAGACCCAGACCCCTAAAAATGGTCGGATTGTCTTGAATTTTGGAAGGCAGGCTAAGTTTCATATGTACAACTAACaaaaaatgcgaaaaaaaaTCTAGCCCCCCTACATACGCCAAAATGGGGGGTGTCACCAGTGACACTACGGGTTTCAAAGACATTAAAACGGgcttgaattaattaatattttaattacttcaggTATGGGAAAATAGGTGTTTTTAGTTTCAAATTGATCTGCAATTGTTTAGAATCATATAAGATTTACTTTTTAACAGCTTTTATTGAACTTGTTATTACAAACTTTAATTAACTTGCAATAAatgtgtgaatgtatgtttgAGTAAAATCTTGGAAGCTGAATTAGAGCTACTTCCtgccaaccgattgagctgaaattttgcatagacATGTAACTCAGATGAAACTTCAATATAATGAggtcatggagctgatctgatgatggataCGAAAGGTAGCCATATAAACTCTGTGACTAAACGATGTAACTCTGTCGACTTTTGACTTATTTGATTGGTATTGACAGGTACTCTGGTCTtggatgatatccagggtctgaTCTGAGGATGGAGCATCAATTTTTTCATCATCTGTCTCATCAAAGTTGCATAACATTGACTTGACGTTACCATCAGACAATCCTAAAAAGGACCATATTTCAAGTTACGAGTGCCCAAAGTGTCACCAGTGACACTCGAATTAATTGACGAAAATACTTATTACAATAGatacattttaatagttttatcgcACAATCTGAGAGATATATTATCGTAGCACACAGAAAACACAAAACAATaccaaaaaacttgttttaaataatattttcttttcttggaATGTGTCATGTCGGCGGTCGCGCgaattcaaaatttcaattaatgtttacaaaatcaaaaaccCTTTCGTGCGAGGCATAGCAATTTTTTGGATATGTGACATATTCCAACGTTTTacacacttttattaattttcataaataccaataaatgacgctgtaaaaaaaatatatactcaaGTGTCACGAGTGACACCGGGGGTCTCAGGAggatattgacaccctaaaagttgtctcaaacctacatatggtagggtgtaagcaactattaaattttaaggtcaaaggtcacaaaaatcggttttttgcgctttttttggaaatatctcatttcctatgggatttttgctatttgtatttattatcaatattgtagaatacaaaattctctgcaaattttgttcaaaaaatttttttatacggtgaaccgttttcgagatagagggcggccgctagtacttataataaatctgtagagaggtcaattctatacatgaaatatattttcaaaataactatcagggggtgattagtgatcgatactgatgccaaaaatgcaatcagtaaaatttttgtctgtctgtctgtccgtctgtatgttccttatagaaacaaaaactactcgacggattttaactaaacttggtacaattattcttcatacacctgggcaggttatagtatacttaggaattcccacgggaacaggaattagcgggaaaatccttttgtatgaaacatctaaacgcttaacggaagttagacgcttgaaatttggcatgtaggtaccttagtaaactttaagcttagtcacaacaaggaattcccgaaattcccacgggaattagcgggaaaatctttttgtatgaaaaatctaaaccgcttaagttgacctgaagtgatgcagtgaccgcgcgctctccgccctctatctcgaaaatggttcaccgtataaaaaaaaaatttaaacaaaatttgtagagaatttagtattctacaatatctATAtactatatatataaaagaaagtcgtgttagttactccacttataactcaagaacggctgaaccgatttagctgaaaattgtcagggaggtagtttagagccaggagaaggacataggatactttttatcccgttcgaaattaaaaaaaaaagtgtgcttatttgccattaaggcggaacaaagttcgccgggtcagctagttgataataaatacaaatagcaaaaaacccataggaaatgagatatttctaaaaaaagcgcaaaaaaacgatttttgtgaccgttgaccttgaaatttaatagttgcttacaccctaccatatgtaggttttgagacaacttttagggtgtcaatatacacgtatttacagacttacagctgggtatctcgaattccgaggtgaacttactataatgactggactatcagTGTGACCTGTGACTTGATTAATGACACTTGTACCAAGGTTGACCAACGACAgctgccaaccggtcattatggaaatcattccGGCAGGCTTATGTTCATCAGTAGActtcctacggctgaaatgatgatgatgatggcgcTAATTGACGCTAGATTTCATTATCATCTTATTTAAAAGAACGGACAAATATGATTTACTAGttctataaatattatgttatgcaTGTGATAGTTACAGCGaatgatttattaaaattttattacgtGTACAGTCTACAACTCGTCAGACTGAACATTTTTGTTGTAACTAACGTATACGAGTACTTACGACGCCACAGTGTTAAGCCTTATCTGCCGCGCCGTCTGTACaagcaataataataacactaccttctgcccgcgacttcgtacgcgtgaaaatagtttgaattatatttcccgtttttgcaacatttttcttcacTGCTCCGCTCGTATTGGCTGTAAGGTGATGTTATatcctaaagccttcctcgatactTAAATGGGATATCGAACagtaaaagaatttttcaaatcagaccagtagttcctttttacccaggaaaatggCCTGTCCATACCTACCGCGAGGGGCGGCAGGTTATGTGGCTtgaacccactaaaaacctgtgGTGTAccctctgccgcatagtggtcggcACCTTGGGTACTAGAGACGACCAGGATGCCTTCTACGGACGTCCCGCCCTACACGGCGGGATCCACCATGCCCATGCGGGACCAGTATTTCCTGAGATTTGCGCGttcaatcaaacaaacaaacaaactcttcagctttatattagTAGTATAAATAGATACACGCTTAAGtcgttaaaacatttattttacattttgctGATTTACTGATACTTAATATGGTGTTTCACTCTGAAGTATACATACGCGTTTTACTTTCCTATGCAGACTGATTTAAAAAGCTTCTTTTCAGCAAAAGCCATAACATTCAAGGAAAAGATACAACATAACCTGAAACAGAAGGTTCAGATCTACTGGGCATCCAACCATAAATGAAAGAGGTATGTGACTAACCTTATTATCTAAATCAATCAATTACAaacaatttattgaatttaacaTACATTAACGTTTACAAAAAACAAACGGTGAACATTTTTGCAGTCTACCGTCAACACCGATAATTCAACGGAGCAGCGGTCGGGCGTCATAGAAAAACGAGCGTTAATAGGAGTGCTGAACGGGTCATAATTTTGTGTAAGCCATACTTACTACTTACATTAAGCAAAAATAGCACTAGAAAGTGGGTTCACTGCTTCTTTATCTACTGTAGGTCAAATATGCAACAAGAACGGCAGTAAAGAGTGCGTGAGTCAACCAATTCCGttgttttatgaataaaaataatgtagattGTGCAAGATTGAGGCAGAAATCTGGCAACAAGAATATGAACTTCATCTATTTGACAgttgaaagaaaacaaaatgtttcttACATAGATAGAACTCTctccttttcaaggcgagagtaaataggcacttacagggcacgtaacgacgcattatccaaaaatatcggagaacatttcctcagtacgactgaatcgcgactaacctggcttcgcgggcgatgttcgtttctgggcataacgcgccacgcccccgtttcacatctattcccttctatgatctgagagccCACCCGAATGGACGACACCGCGGGCCGCCTTTCTGGTTGTGACCACTGCGGCAGCATAGTAGCCGAAACGACAAGCCGTGAATAATTATGTAACTTATATTACGACAGatcccaacggattagcaaactgaagtggaaatgagcagggcacatagtacgcagaactgacggccgatggggcagcaaggttctggagtggaggccacgtaccggaaaacgaagcgtgggatgtccacccacaagatggaacaacgacctgataaaggtagcacgaaggcgctggatgcaggccgctaccaaccgtgcgatgtggaagtcatttgggGAAACCTATGTTCAGCgtggttcagcagtggacgtcttgtggctaaaatgattatgatgatgatgttgagacccgtgttcctctatttttgcaaatagtaACGCTTGATTTCTCGAAAACGTTTCGAGGCAGGGACGCGTGGGTGATGGGAAATTGCAATTTTAGTCATGATGGAGCGCTATACGGTACAACAGAGTACTTTttgtgtatttatatttaatttaagaaGAATCTCGAATCCCCAATAAATTGGGTAAGTGCAAATTTTTAATAACCACGACAAATAATTCGCGAGATACGTTGTGCACCCAAATTCTGTTTCACTTCCCTACACAAAATAACACTAGAATTGTGTACAAGCCTAAGAAACAATATCAATAACTTAAATGTATTAAAACGATTCAACCATGCTTTCCGTTCAACTATTTTCCACTGAATCATTTGTAGACTAGAAGAGAAGAttattaaacaattttaattataaatgttATGCGAGTAGCTTTCTCAGAAAAACATCGTTTTATTGGGTCGCCATTTTTAACGTAATGTTTCGAACCTTCTATCTTAACATATGCACATAGTTTAACATTGTTTGAGTCTGATAATGGGAAAAAATTCGTATTTGATACGGTCATAATAAATAATGCTTGCAGCGAAGTACAATAACTTGTTTCAGTCTGTTATACGCCACCTCAGGTGATGACTACTGTTTTTAAGAAAGTGAAATACAATAATGGAAACAGAATACAAAATTGTTAATGGTCGAGCGAAAACACAATGGATTCCTTTTTTCAGACAGGTAGTTTTTAATATAATCCTttatactattattttttaactcgCTTTTTATTACTGaggtaattttaattatttttcgagTTCGAGTACCTAGTTAGTCACATTTTTGCTTagatgattattattataatgtatttgCGGACTgggttaaattaattttaaagtaaagaaAAAACTCGGCTTTGATTTTTCAAGGATAACTCGCGAGGTTTGACTTTTACTCGATAAAAGTATGAATCAGTTATTAATTTGTACATACTTTCAGTTTTAgaatatttatttctcaaaaatCCACTTTAATATCCAAAAAtacatcataatattttattataagtaagtTAAAGTACTCAGTGCTCATCAGTTGCACGTAAAGCTTAAGTTTTCAGAACTTTTAATTTCATCACACTCTttaataacgggactattcctacctctcgttcccaccgctgcaactcctgtgtagccaggatctacagcttgactgccaatcaaaacccaaccagtgaagatcaagtttgtcccgggataAAGGCATACCTACCACTCTATTTCAGGTACTCGTGGCCTTCATAATATGGATCTCTTTCCTCATGACAGGGCTAGCCATGGGCACTCCCACGGTGGCGATCCCTCAGCTTAGGCTGGAGGCCAACTCCTCTGCCGTTGTCAGCAGCGAGATGTCTTCCTGGATAAGTGAGTGATCAAATTAATTTAGTAGACcagaacacaaaataatcttaaaaattcAACTACTTTTTCTCCCGGGCGATCAATGACGTTGTTGAATGTTTGCCATTTTTTAATGCAGGACAATCTTCTTCGTATTgacagttaattttttttcaggTTCATCTATAGGCTACTCGGGAGCCATTTGTGTCTTCATAATGGTTCCCATCGCACACTACTGGGGGCGGAAGTTCACCATGATTATTCTCTCTGTCACTACGTTAATAGCCTCTGCAGTTATTTACTTTAGTAAAACGCCTATGCATTTACTCATAAGCCAACTCATATTTGGGCTACCAATAGGCGCACAGacttctgtatttttattaatactCTCTGAATACTCATCTCCTCAATACAGAGGAGTACTGCTAACTATGAAAACGTCGTCATTTTTCTGGGGCATTTGGATTGCAAACGCGACCGGAATCTTCACGCATTATAAGTACATTGGTCTCATCGGAATCGGTTGGTCCGGTTTTAGCTTAATCATTTCCTTGTTCATACCGGAGTCGCCTTACTGGCTGGCCTATCGAGGAAGGCACGACGAATGTGCCGAGTCCCACCGATGGATGAAAGGAGTTGGCGAAAATTCTGAGAAAGAACTAAAAGCGCTATTAAAttttgtcaaagaaaataacgAAAAGAAGCAATCGATTACATCCTTGCGACAATATTTCAAAGACTGTCGAACAGCCATCAAGAAGCCTGAGGTTTTCAAGCCTATAATTCTTGGCTGTCTCACTGGGTCGATCTATCATTTGTCGGGGAAGCTGGCATGCGCTGTCTACGCCATTGAAATGATGAAGAAGTTAAGTGGGAACCAGTCGACGGTATACGTCGGCGTTTTGACCTTAGACGGATTTAGTATATTAGGAATGTATGTAGGCAGTGGATTATCGAAAATACTTAAAAGAAGGACGCTACTACTGTCAATGACAATATCAGGCACAATATTTTTGTTCACGTTGAGTATTTACCTCTACCTTATTAAATTATCTGTGTTACCAGAAAATGTGTATATTATCATTGGCTTGTTGGTTGGATATACTTTGTCAATATGCTGTGGCCCAATGATATTGGCGACATCAATAGCTGCCGAATTATTTCCATTTGAGTTAAGAAGTGTTTGCGCTGGTTTCTTTTCTATTTTCGTGATGCTTTTAATGAGTAGCGTAGTCAAAGTATCCCCATATGTTTTTAACTCTGTGGGTTTTGAAGGAGCATACTTGGGTTTTGGTATTTGCGCTACAATAGTTATTATTTTGGAGTATAAGTACTTGCCAGAAACCAAAGACAAAACTTTGTATGAAATAGCTGagatgtttaaaattaaaaaacaaagtgAGACTACTGAATGTAAACTTTTAGAAAGTAATGATCCAGAGACTAAAGCATAGAAACAataatcattataatattttaattttagttttgtaagatttcttaagttttatattattttacactgaTTTTTGTTACTTTAAATAAAGTGACTCAACTATTAATTACATACGCGTTTAATTTAGTAACTAGTGAGATTAAGCTACTGTAATCACAAAATAACACCTGACTTATACAGTACTGAAgtctattatacatataaatttaAAACGGCTCGATCTGTTACAACTACCTTCCACGAAATCCTTTAAAGAAAAAtatcgttttagccaaatgacgtccactgctgaacgaaGACCTCCAAGGAATTCACAACGA harbors:
- the LOC135076449 gene encoding facilitated trehalose transporter Tret1-like, with product MKEVLVAFIIWISFLMTGLAMGTPTVAIPQLRLEANSSAVVSSEMSSWISSSIGYSGAICVFIMVPIAHYWGRKFTMIILSVTTLIASAVIYFSKTPMHLLISQLIFGLPIGAQTSVFLLILSEYSSPQYRGVLLTMKTSSFFWGIWIANATGIFTHYKYIGLIGIGWSGFSLIISLFIPESPYWLAYRGRHDECAESHRWMKGVGENSEKELKALLNFVKENNEKKQSITSLRQYFKDCRTAIKKPEVFKPIILGCLTGSIYHLSGKLACAVYAIEMMKKLSGNQSTVYVGVLTLDGFSILGMYVGSGLSKILKRRTLLLSMTISGTIFLFTLSIYLYLIKLSVLPENVYIIIGLLVGYTLSICCGPMILATSIAAELFPFELRSVCAGFFSIFVMLLMSSVVKVSPYVFNSVGFEGAYLGFGICATIVIILEYKYLPETKDKTLYEIAEMFKIKKQSETTECKLLESNDPETKA